A window from Phalacrocorax carbo chromosome 20, bPhaCar2.1, whole genome shotgun sequence encodes these proteins:
- the PERM1 gene encoding PGC-1 and ERR-induced regulator in muscle protein 1 produces the protein MDNFEYSIQLNDRDWAEFFLASEECNLAPVALATAEEQCLSDIEQGDGVPGRDCRASTNGQIAARVGSRPGPGTGSSAPRGVPGDASLRWPAGGYLALPELLSGSEDEADLGSVGRFLCESDKPGCPSYAPMPSTQGRQPPCPPAAPLAGPAGGTAESSPAQDTACEAAPPQPALASASEKGAASSSQAMEPPRHPAGTSTPEKGGDAGGEQPRGSLVAAQPGAPVQGSLPVLATSPEGLPRKSPSSASRLEPGLRGPLRDHPPSPALESAPKAPVCPAREEMSGERAGAEPSSPAGSPDVVRPKVPGQMRKSRKQRGASATEGVQGDREPAGAVAQGTGIPAKAPLSSPLSSRKSKVKEKAAKPAPGRLGSEEAGDGKRPVPGPGADEGDPAVSAPLKQKVKEPGAQPLGKVKAIKHSKPGQAGGLGICDNVPAISAMAPSGEACQETPGKPLHPKSMAAFGGDDAGGACGEPVVETPVELSPPCFTAGASARADTLDVTWPEMYDYFFCDSQGEEEGTGNLVEGERTPLEREISLPELYEYFFDEPEENRKKVKGKDRKRKKFSSLDHAQLQNEDSNLVPVRDSLVISGPEAYEYFFPDGPGDRVGWRGIFSLTPASEVKKAVGTLKSLLQRPMHLIRGQAPAPQALVRRQSGEKLPVVPLAPLGRGQARPEGLDMALALTGRPEAPLALTHKDMCLVFCAFASWAVKTSDLQAPDAWKTMFLASFGTLSAIRYFRRQVREGHHRT, from the exons aTGGATAACTTCGAGTACAGCATCCAGCTGAACGACAGGGACTGGGCTGAGTTCTTCTTGGCGTCGGAGGAATGCAACCTAGCGCCTGTCGCCCTGGCCACGGCCGAGGAGCAGTGCCTCAGTGACATTGAACAAGGGGACGGCGTGCCGGGGAGGGACTGCCGCGCCAGCACAAACGGGCAGATCGCAGCGAGGGTGGGCAGCAGGCCAGGGCCTGGCACTGGAAGCTCTGCCCCACGTGGGGTGCCTGGAGACGCCTCCCTGCGCTGGCCCGCCGGTGGGTACCTCGCCCTGCCGGAGCTTCTCTCGGGCAGCGAGGACGAAGCGGACCTGGGCTCGGTCGGCAGGTTTCTGTGCGAGAGCGACAAGCCCGGCTGCCCTTCCTACGCTCCAATGCCCAGCACGCAGGGGAGGCagcccccctgtccccctgcagccccccttgCCGGCCCGGCTGGTGGCACAGCCGAAAGCAGCCCAGCGCAGGACACAGCATGTGAAGCAGCACCACCGCAGCCAGCGTTGGCATCAGCATCGGAGAAAGGAGCGGCCAGCAGCAGTCAGGCCATGGAGCCTCCCAGGCACCCAGCTGGAACAAGCACCCCTGAAAAGGGAGGGGATGCAGGAGGGGAACAGCCCCGTGGCAGCCTGGTGGCGGCACAGCCGGGGGCTCCGGTGCAGGGCAGCTTGCCGGTACTGGCTACCTCCCCAGAGGGTTTGCCGAGGAAAAGTCCTAGCAGCGCTTCCCGCTTAGAGCCTGGGCTACGGGGACCCCTGCGCGACCACCCCCCGAGCCCAGCCCTGGAGTCTGCACCCAAAGCACCCGTCTGCCCGGCGCGAGAGGAGATGAGCGGGGAGAGAGCGGGTGCCGAGCCGAGCTCCCCAGCTGGATCCCCAGACGTCGTGAGGCCCAAGGTGCCAGGACAGATGAGAAAGAGCCGCAAGCAACGTGGAGCCAGTGCCACTGAGGGGGTccagggggacagggagcctgcGGGGGCTGTGGCACAGGGGACTGGCATACCCGCAAAGGCACCTTTAAGCTCGCCACTGTCCTCACGAAAGAGCAAAGTGAAGGAGAAGGCAGCCAAGCCAGCTCCTGGGAGGCTGGGGAGTGAGGAAGCAGGGGACGGCAAACGGCCGGTGCCTGGCCCTGGCGCAGACGAGGGTGACCCAGCCGTGAGCGCTCCCCTGAAGCAGAAGGTGAAGGAGCCGGGGGCACAGCCTCTGGGGAAGGTGAAGGCCATCAAGCATTCAAAGCCAGGGCAGGCTGGTGGCTTGGGCATATGTGACAATGTGCCGGCAATCTCTGCCATGGCTCCTTCGGGGGAGGCATGCCAGGAGACGCCGGGGAAGCCTCTCCATCCCAAGAGCATGGCAGCTTTTGGAGGGGATGATGCTGGGGGAGCTTGTGGGGAGCCTGTAGTTGAGACCCCCGTGGAGCTGAGTCCCCCTTGCTTCACAGCCGGGGCCTCTGCAAGGGCAGACACCCTGGATGTGACCTGGCCTGAGATGTACGActattttttctgtgattcccaaggggaagaagaaggaacgGGGAACTTGGTAGAAGGGGAGAGAACACCCTTAGAAAGGGAAATATCCTTGCCTGAActgtatgaatatttttttgatgaaccagaagaaaacaggaaaaaagtcaaGGGTAAAGACAGGAAGCGAAAGAAGTTCAGCAGCTTGGACCATGCTCAGCTGCAAAATGAGGATTCCAACCTGGTCCCAGTCAGAGACTCCCTGGTTATCTCGGGCCCTGAGGCATATGAATACTTCTTTCCAGATGGgcctggggacagggtgggctgGAGAGGGATTTTCTCACTCACCCCAGCCTCCGAGGTGAAGAAAGCTGTGGGGACCTTGAAGTCCCTCCTGCAAAGGCCAATGCATCTCATCAGAGGCcaagccccagccccccaggcTCTTGTGCGGAGGCAATCTGGAGAGAAGCTCCCCGTTGTCCCACTGGCTCCGCTGGGAAGAGGCCAGGCGCGGCCGGAAGGTTTGGACATGGCCCTTGCGCTGACAG GGAGGCCCGAGGCTCCGCTAGCACTGACCCACAAAGACATGTGTCTCGTCTTCTGTGCCTTTGCGTCCTGGGCAGTGAAGACCTCCGACCTGCAGGCTCCGGATGCCTGGAAGACCA TGTTCCTGGCAAGTTTTGGCACGCTTTCTGCCATCCGCTACTTCCGAAGGCAGGTCAGAGAAGGACACCACCGGACCTAG